One window from the genome of Cryobacterium sp. GrIS_2_6 encodes:
- a CDS encoding adenylosuccinate synthase has product MPAIVLVGAQWGDEGKGKATDLLGSRVDYVVKFNGGNNAGHTVVIDGEKYALHLLPSGILTPGVTPIIANGVVVDIEVLFEELDALISRGVDVSRLKVSANAHIITQYHRTVDKVTERFLGKRQIGTTGRGIGPTYADKINRVGIRVQDLFDENILRQKVEGALAQKNHLLVKVYNRRAISVDEIVTDLLSYAERLRPMVADTALLLHQALTAGKTVLFEGGQATMLDVDHGTYPFVTSSNATSGGAVTGSGIGPNRIDRVLAVVKAYTTRVGAGPFPTELFDESGEFLRAKGFEFGTTTGRPRRCGWYDAPVARYTARINGVTDFVLTKLDVLTGLASIPVCVAYSVDGVRHDEVPVSQSDFHHAKPIFEDFPGWTEDITGARTFEELPRNAQDYVLALEKMSGARISAIGVGPGREAIVSRHDLIN; this is encoded by the coding sequence ATGCCAGCGATCGTTTTGGTCGGAGCCCAGTGGGGCGACGAGGGTAAGGGTAAGGCCACCGACCTCCTCGGCAGCCGCGTCGACTACGTCGTCAAGTTCAACGGCGGCAACAACGCCGGGCACACCGTGGTGATCGACGGCGAGAAGTACGCGCTGCACCTGCTGCCCTCCGGCATCCTGACCCCCGGCGTCACGCCGATCATTGCGAACGGCGTCGTCGTCGACATCGAGGTGCTCTTCGAGGAGCTCGACGCGCTGATCTCCCGCGGCGTCGACGTGTCCCGGCTGAAGGTGAGCGCCAACGCGCACATCATCACCCAGTACCACCGCACGGTCGACAAGGTCACCGAGCGCTTCCTCGGCAAGCGCCAGATCGGCACGACCGGGCGCGGCATCGGCCCGACCTATGCCGACAAGATCAACCGGGTCGGCATCCGCGTGCAGGACCTCTTCGACGAGAACATCCTGCGCCAGAAGGTCGAGGGCGCCCTCGCCCAGAAGAACCACCTGCTCGTCAAGGTCTACAACCGTCGCGCGATCTCGGTCGACGAGATCGTGACCGACCTGCTCAGCTACGCCGAGCGCCTCCGCCCGATGGTCGCAGACACCGCGCTGCTCCTGCACCAGGCGCTCACCGCGGGCAAGACCGTGCTCTTCGAGGGCGGTCAGGCCACGATGCTGGATGTCGACCACGGCACGTACCCCTTCGTCACGTCCTCGAACGCGACGTCCGGCGGTGCGGTCACCGGATCCGGCATCGGCCCGAACCGGATCGACCGCGTCCTCGCCGTCGTCAAGGCGTACACGACCCGCGTCGGCGCCGGCCCGTTCCCGACAGAGCTCTTCGACGAGTCGGGCGAGTTCCTGCGCGCCAAGGGCTTCGAGTTCGGCACCACGACCGGCCGCCCCCGCCGCTGCGGCTGGTACGACGCACCCGTCGCCCGCTACACGGCCCGCATCAACGGGGTCACCGACTTCGTGCTCACCAAGCTCGACGTGCTCACCGGCCTCGCCTCCATCCCGGTGTGTGTCGCGTACAGCGTCGACGGCGTCCGCCACGACGAGGTGCCCGTCTCGCAGTCCGACTTCCACCACGCGAAGCCGATCTTCGAGGACTTCCCCGGCTGGACCGAGGACATCACCGGCGCCCGCACCTTCGAGGAACTACCGCGGAACGCCCAGGACTACGTGCTCGCCCTCGAGAAGATGAGCGGCGCCCGCATCTCCGCGATCGGCGTCGGCCCCGGCCGCGAAGCGATCGTGTCCCGCCACGACCTGATCAACTGA
- a CDS encoding YhgE/Pip domain-containing protein: MVRAELDRLTATVMSRVALCALLLVPVLYGGLYLWANQDPYAGLDRVPVALVVADTGTVIDNVSHNYGDDIATELSDAGAFQWHRVSAATAEAGVADASYDFSVTIPADFSEGIASSATSTPRKSVITLTTNDTNSYLASTIGGQAATKIREAIVSKVNEEAADRLLIGLSDVRSSLVTAADGATKLTDGATTASDGSASLATGAAQLSSGVGVLASGLGQLATGTSALATGAGSLATGTSTLAAGAGTLASGTSQLSSGARSLAAGTATLATGAGQVSAGATKVSGGAADLAAGTKTLATGTATLSAGASGVAAGTAKLAAGAPKLSTATGATSSTLATAATDLSTARTNIAATLASTTTLTAAQIKAIVDELNPVSTGVGTAGAYADGVDATVKTLVTDSVTLNTGAGDVADGAATAAKGASTAATGAATLAAGAAQTAAGASSVATGATDAAAGAAKLASGASDASTGAAKLATGAGSAASGAADLATGAGTVNDGAASAAAGAGTAATGAASLATGATSLNSGLITLQSGAGVLRDGLANGVTSIPNSDAQTRTLQGSTIADPVSLTTAAVTSAGTYGAGMAPFFASLAGWIGIYALFLIVKPVSRRAITALHSPLKITLAGWLTPGLLGLVQMAALFGILAGILHFEVHNPVGTYGMMGLAALAFAAIILALNVWLGSVGQFVGLVLMVIQLVTAGGTFPWQTLPAPLAWLHHVVPMSYAVDGIRQLMYGGNPATAWADAGVLLLWVVGGLVLAAIGVTRMTHFRTLRDLRPSLIG, translated from the coding sequence ATGGTCAGGGCCGAACTCGACCGCCTGACCGCAACCGTGATGTCCCGGGTCGCCCTGTGCGCCCTGTTGCTCGTACCCGTGCTCTACGGCGGCCTATATCTCTGGGCCAACCAGGACCCGTACGCCGGCCTCGACCGGGTGCCCGTCGCGCTCGTGGTCGCAGACACCGGGACGGTCATCGACAACGTGAGCCACAACTACGGCGACGACATCGCGACCGAACTCTCCGACGCCGGCGCCTTCCAGTGGCACCGCGTCTCCGCGGCGACCGCAGAGGCCGGTGTCGCCGACGCGAGCTACGACTTCAGCGTGACCATACCCGCCGACTTCTCCGAGGGCATCGCATCCTCGGCCACGTCGACACCGCGGAAGTCGGTGATCACCCTCACCACGAACGACACGAACAGCTACCTCGCCTCGACGATCGGCGGCCAGGCCGCGACGAAGATCCGGGAGGCCATCGTCTCGAAGGTCAATGAGGAAGCGGCCGACCGGCTCCTGATCGGCTTGTCCGACGTGCGCTCGAGCCTCGTCACGGCCGCGGACGGCGCAACCAAGCTGACGGATGGCGCGACGACCGCCTCCGACGGAAGCGCGAGCCTCGCAACCGGTGCCGCCCAGCTCTCGAGCGGCGTTGGCGTCCTCGCCTCCGGCCTCGGCCAGCTCGCGACCGGAACGAGCGCCCTCGCCACCGGCGCGGGCAGCCTCGCGACCGGAACCAGCACCCTCGCAGCAGGGGCAGGGACCCTCGCGTCCGGTACCAGCCAGCTCTCGAGCGGGGCCAGGAGCCTCGCCGCAGGGACCGCGACGCTCGCGACCGGCGCGGGCCAGGTGTCCGCGGGGGCGACGAAGGTCTCCGGTGGCGCCGCGGACCTCGCGGCCGGGACGAAGACGCTTGCGACAGGCACCGCCACGCTCTCCGCAGGGGCGAGCGGCGTTGCCGCAGGAACCGCGAAGCTCGCAGCCGGAGCCCCCAAGCTGTCGACGGCGACCGGCGCGACGAGCTCGACCCTCGCCACCGCGGCCACAGACCTCAGCACCGCGCGGACCAACATCGCGGCCACGCTCGCGTCGACGACCACGCTGACCGCAGCCCAGATCAAGGCGATCGTGGACGAACTCAACCCGGTCAGTACGGGGGTCGGCACGGCCGGCGCGTATGCCGATGGTGTCGACGCGACCGTGAAGACCCTGGTCACCGACAGCGTCACTCTCAACACGGGTGCGGGCGACGTCGCCGACGGCGCAGCAACCGCCGCCAAGGGAGCCTCCACCGCCGCGACCGGCGCGGCAACCCTCGCCGCAGGGGCCGCACAGACCGCGGCCGGCGCGAGCAGCGTCGCGACCGGCGCAACCGACGCCGCCGCAGGGGCCGCGAAACTCGCGTCCGGCGCGAGCGACGCCTCGACCGGTGCGGCGAAGCTCGCGACCGGTGCCGGCTCCGCGGCATCCGGGGCCGCTGACCTCGCGACCGGGGCCGGCACGGTCAACGACGGCGCAGCATCCGCCGCCGCCGGAGCGGGCACCGCGGCTACCGGCGCCGCGAGCCTCGCCACCGGCGCGACGAGCCTCAACAGCGGGCTCATCACCCTTCAGTCCGGCGCGGGCGTGCTGCGCGACGGCCTCGCGAACGGGGTGACGAGCATCCCGAATTCGGACGCGCAGACCCGCACCCTGCAGGGCTCGACGATCGCCGACCCGGTGTCGCTCACGACCGCTGCCGTCACCTCCGCCGGGACGTATGGCGCCGGCATGGCCCCGTTCTTCGCGAGCCTCGCCGGCTGGATCGGCATCTATGCGTTGTTCCTGATCGTGAAGCCGGTCTCCCGCCGGGCGATTACGGCCCTGCACTCCCCGCTCAAGATCACCCTCGCCGGCTGGCTCACCCCGGGCCTGCTCGGCCTCGTGCAGATGGCGGCGCTCTTCGGCATCCTCGCCGGGATCCTGCACTTCGAGGTGCACAACCCGGTCGGCACCTACGGGATGATGGGGCTCGCCGCCCTCGCCTTCGCGGCGATCATCCTGGCGCTCAACGTGTGGCTCGGCAGCGTCGGCCAGTTCGTCGGGCTCGTGCTCATGGTGATCCAGCTCGTCACCGCCGGCGGAACCTTCCCGTGGCAGACCCTGCCGGCGCCGCTCGCGTGGCTGCATCACGTGGTGCCGATGAGTTACGCGGTCGACGGCATCCGCCAGCTGATGTACGGCGGCAACCCGGCCACGGCCTGGGCGGATGCCGGGGTACTGCTCCTCTGGGTCGTCGGCGGCCTCGTGCTGGCCGCGATCGGGGTGACCCGGATGACACACTTCCGTACCCTCCGCGACCTGCGCCCCAGCCTGATCGGCTGA
- a CDS encoding TetR/AcrR family transcriptional regulator — translation MAQVTGTKRLIFDAALALAAERGISGTTMDDVAVRAGVAKGSLYYNFASKDKIFEGLLSEGMAALTEALRSARTGLHGWAAIEALVTTLLCRIAGNTALAKVMAGDIFRTDRAWQETSFAFRHQALAEFAAAIEEAVPNEAGTGGVTGLMASSVFGATLMAGLEWLIFEPGRPQPEVVAAVLATFSGRLNPTPGIR, via the coding sequence ATGGCGCAGGTGACCGGCACGAAACGCCTGATCTTCGACGCCGCCCTCGCGCTCGCGGCCGAGCGCGGCATCTCGGGCACGACCATGGACGACGTCGCCGTGCGCGCCGGCGTGGCCAAGGGCAGCCTCTATTACAACTTCGCGTCCAAGGACAAGATCTTCGAGGGCCTCCTCTCCGAGGGCATGGCCGCCCTCACCGAAGCGCTGCGCTCCGCGCGCACCGGGCTGCACGGCTGGGCCGCGATCGAGGCGCTCGTCACGACGCTGCTCTGCCGGATCGCCGGGAACACGGCCCTCGCGAAGGTGATGGCCGGTGACATCTTCCGCACCGACCGGGCCTGGCAGGAGACCTCGTTCGCGTTCCGCCACCAGGCGCTCGCCGAATTCGCCGCGGCGATCGAGGAGGCGGTGCCGAACGAGGCCGGTACGGGGGGCGTGACGGGCCTGATGGCAAGCAGCGTCTTCGGCGCGACCCTGATGGCGGGGCTCGAGTGGCTCATCTTCGAGCCCGGCCGGCCCCAGCCCGAGGTTGTCGCCGCGGTGCTCGCGACGTTCTCCGGCCGATTGAACCCGACCCCCGGCATCCGCTGA
- a CDS encoding DMT family transporter has product MGVVWGSSFLFMKVALAGVSFGQIAWSRLVLGGLTLGLIVLITRPRVNNGPVLPREAAVWLHFLVIAVSGCVVPHLLFAWAEQYVSSSLASIYNAVTPIMTALMATLAFRVERLGRGQVLGVVAGIAGVLVIIGPWRYAALTGDLWGQLACLGAAVCYGFTFGYTRRFLSGRPIAGATFAFLNIGLGGAIMVLLTPVLAWHPVSLSPAIVLSLLTLGALGTGLAYIWNINVLRAWGPTNASTVTYVTPVVGVVLGVLLLGETLSWNEPLGALLVLLGILLAQKRIRLPLPRRALA; this is encoded by the coding sequence ATGGGCGTCGTCTGGGGCTCGAGTTTCCTGTTCATGAAGGTCGCCCTAGCCGGAGTGAGCTTCGGGCAGATCGCGTGGTCGCGCCTCGTGCTCGGCGGCCTCACCCTCGGCCTGATCGTGCTCATCACCCGGCCCAGGGTGAACAACGGCCCCGTGCTGCCGCGCGAAGCGGCCGTGTGGCTGCACTTCCTCGTGATCGCTGTGAGCGGATGCGTCGTGCCGCATCTCCTCTTCGCGTGGGCCGAGCAGTACGTGTCCTCGAGCCTCGCCAGCATCTACAACGCCGTGACACCGATCATGACGGCCCTGATGGCGACCCTCGCCTTCCGCGTCGAACGGCTCGGGCGCGGGCAGGTGCTCGGGGTGGTCGCCGGCATCGCCGGCGTGCTCGTGATCATCGGGCCGTGGCGTTATGCCGCACTCACCGGGGACCTATGGGGCCAGCTCGCCTGCCTCGGCGCGGCGGTGTGTTACGGCTTCACGTTCGGGTACACCCGCCGGTTCCTGAGCGGGCGGCCGATCGCGGGGGCGACGTTCGCGTTCCTCAACATCGGGCTCGGCGGGGCGATCATGGTGCTGCTCACGCCAGTGCTGGCCTGGCACCCGGTGTCGCTCAGCCCGGCGATCGTCCTGAGCCTGCTCACTCTCGGCGCCCTCGGCACCGGGCTCGCCTACATCTGGAACATCAACGTGCTCCGTGCCTGGGGCCCGACGAACGCGTCGACCGTGACGTACGTGACGCCCGTCGTCGGCGTCGTCCTCGGGGTTCTGCTGCTCGGCGAGACGCTGTCCTGGAACGAGCCCCTGGGCGCGCTGCTCGTGCTGCTCGGCATCCTGCTCGCGCAGAAGCGCATCCGCTTGCCCCTGCCGCGCCGCGCCCTCGCCTAG
- a CDS encoding SDR family NAD(P)-dependent oxidoreductase: MSWDPRDLPDQSGKTFVVTGANAGLGYFTSEQLAATGAHVVLACRNPVKADAAIAAILGRVPGASVSTINLDVADADSVRTAAALLLELPRLDGLVLNAGIVHPPRTRESSAAGNEIVLETNYLGHFHLTALTLPALLRTPGSRVVALGSLVTRLVASRLDNLQLVTGYSGWVAYAQSKIAMQVFGFELDRRLQRAGLGGPGGVQSLVAHPGYSVSGLTPGIRGVNEPSRPQRFADHLQGLIGAQGKDRGAWPTVRATLDTDARGGEYYGPRFLTRGLPTRQRPTATSFDPAVASHLWSRTKALAGVPFPL, from the coding sequence ATGAGCTGGGACCCGCGCGACCTCCCCGACCAGTCCGGCAAGACCTTCGTCGTCACCGGCGCCAACGCCGGCCTCGGCTATTTCACAAGCGAACAACTCGCCGCGACCGGTGCGCACGTCGTGCTGGCCTGCCGCAATCCCGTGAAGGCGGATGCCGCGATCGCGGCCATCCTCGGGCGGGTGCCCGGGGCATCCGTTTCGACGATCAACCTCGACGTCGCCGACGCCGACAGTGTGCGTACCGCCGCCGCGCTGCTGCTCGAGCTGCCCCGGCTCGACGGACTCGTGCTCAACGCCGGCATCGTGCACCCGCCCAGGACCCGCGAGTCGAGTGCGGCCGGCAACGAGATCGTGCTCGAGACGAACTACCTCGGGCACTTTCACCTCACCGCGCTCACCCTGCCTGCCCTGTTGCGCACGCCAGGCAGCCGGGTCGTCGCGCTCGGGTCGCTCGTGACCCGGCTGGTGGCCTCGCGCCTGGACAACCTGCAGCTCGTGACGGGGTACAGCGGCTGGGTCGCGTACGCGCAGTCGAAGATCGCGATGCAGGTGTTCGGCTTCGAGCTCGACCGGCGGCTCCAGCGTGCCGGACTCGGCGGCCCCGGCGGGGTGCAGAGCCTCGTTGCGCACCCCGGTTACTCGGTGTCGGGGCTGACGCCGGGCATCCGCGGGGTCAACGAGCCGAGCCGGCCGCAGCGTTTCGCCGACCACCTGCAGGGCCTGATCGGCGCCCAGGGCAAGGACCGCGGCGCCTGGCCGACGGTGCGCGCGACCCTCGACACGGATGCCCGCGGCGGCGAGTACTACGGCCCCCGTTTCCTGACCCGCGGCCTGCCTACTCGCCAGCGCCCCACCGCCACGAGTTTCGACCCC
- a CDS encoding Vms1/Ankzf1 family peptidyl-tRNA hydrolase, whose amino-acid sequence MADFGNEGLAELYRRPGSASTVYVDVTQVREDPRHTSSLRHRSVREALADAGAPEADADVVIDRIEEPPGRPGKVSRLLVVRDGLIELDELLPGEPLGELIVSHGPVPCLLPLLTQRPRDLTYIIAEVGRDGGEIRQFRLSRTGAVAEEEIEGDTEYITKVRGGFLSNSRYQRDTEEIWKRNEGQIADAIDEMVRTSGAELLMLTGDVRARQLLVAQLAPASRDILAVVPTNTRQGGATTDELEADLDRHLAAILAQDEYDALERLDTGRDEGLVEADFAAVVRELQQGQVEVLLLASGALPEATLLALDREPWVASTEADALGAAVLGTVPAADALVRAALLTDARVVVVSPGELPGGSGAAALLRWSTLSTH is encoded by the coding sequence ATGGCTGACTTTGGAAACGAGGGCCTCGCGGAGCTCTACCGCCGGCCCGGAAGCGCATCCACCGTTTACGTCGACGTCACCCAGGTCCGTGAGGATCCGAGACACACCTCGAGCCTGCGTCATCGCTCCGTGCGCGAGGCGCTGGCCGATGCCGGTGCCCCCGAGGCCGACGCCGACGTCGTGATCGACCGGATCGAGGAACCGCCCGGCAGGCCGGGCAAGGTGAGCCGGCTGCTCGTGGTGCGGGACGGCCTCATCGAACTCGACGAGCTGCTGCCCGGCGAACCGCTCGGCGAGCTGATCGTCTCGCACGGGCCGGTGCCGTGCCTGCTGCCGCTGCTCACCCAGCGACCGCGCGACCTGACCTACATCATCGCCGAGGTCGGGCGTGACGGAGGCGAGATCCGGCAGTTCCGGCTCAGCCGCACCGGCGCGGTCGCCGAGGAGGAGATCGAGGGCGACACCGAGTACATCACCAAGGTGCGGGGAGGATTCCTCTCCAACTCGCGGTACCAGCGCGACACCGAGGAGATCTGGAAGCGCAACGAGGGCCAGATCGCCGACGCGATCGACGAGATGGTGCGCACGAGCGGTGCGGAGCTGCTGATGCTCACCGGGGACGTGCGCGCGCGGCAGTTGTTGGTCGCCCAGCTCGCCCCCGCGAGCAGGGACATCCTCGCCGTGGTGCCGACGAACACCCGCCAAGGCGGCGCAACGACCGATGAACTCGAAGCCGACCTCGACCGGCACCTTGCCGCGATCCTCGCCCAGGACGAGTACGACGCCCTCGAACGCCTCGACACCGGGCGCGACGAAGGTCTCGTCGAGGCCGACTTCGCTGCCGTTGTGCGCGAGCTGCAGCAGGGCCAGGTCGAGGTGCTGCTGCTCGCTTCGGGAGCGCTGCCCGAGGCGACCCTGCTCGCGCTCGACCGCGAGCCCTGGGTGGCGTCGACCGAAGCGGATGCCCTGGGCGCGGCGGTTCTCGGAACCGTGCCTGCCGCAGACGCGCTCGTCCGTGCCGCGTTGCTCACCGACGCGCGCGTGGTCGTGGTGTCGCCGGGGGAGCTGCCCGGCGGGAGCGGGGCCGCCGCCCTGCTCCGCTGGTCGACCCTCTCGACCCACTGA
- a CDS encoding DUF3151 domain-containing protein, translating into MTGENLIDQPETLLPAEPEVIAALRSTESHALPSLVAAHPTSSLAWAVLADVAHLEGRTIEAYAFARVGYHRGLDALRKAGWRGHGPIPWTHESNRGVLRALYALRRSAAEINEQDEFDRLTVFLNDADPTAIARIDQETITPDGYRADDPAPITEAFFIRGEN; encoded by the coding sequence GTGACCGGCGAAAACTTGATTGACCAGCCCGAGACCCTCCTTCCCGCGGAACCGGAGGTGATCGCGGCGCTCCGGAGTACCGAAAGCCACGCGTTGCCGTCCCTCGTCGCCGCGCACCCGACGTCTTCACTGGCCTGGGCCGTGCTGGCGGATGTCGCCCACCTCGAAGGCCGCACCATCGAGGCCTATGCCTTCGCCCGCGTCGGGTACCACCGCGGCCTCGATGCCCTCCGCAAGGCCGGCTGGCGCGGACACGGCCCGATCCCGTGGACCCACGAGTCCAACCGCGGGGTGCTGCGCGCCCTGTATGCATTGCGCCGCTCCGCCGCAGAGATCAACGAGCAGGACGAGTTCGACCGCCTCACCGTCTTCCTGAACGACGCCGATCCGACCGCGATCGCGCGCATCGACCAGGAAACCATCACGCCAGACGGCTACCGGGCCGATGACCCGGCCCCGATCACCGAGGCGTTTTTCATCCGAGGAGAGAACTAA
- a CDS encoding chorismate mutase has translation MAEHEELPAGAGQDAIDELNGIRQSIDNIDAALIHMLAERFKFTQQVGRLKARHGLPAADPARELQQIQRLRALAEEARLDPGFAEKFLNFIVAEVIHHHVAIAGGQPGVGDGQAPGAAIGVMPDSAIGAPAPAPATAAPAGPAS, from the coding sequence ATGGCCGAACACGAGGAATTGCCCGCCGGTGCGGGGCAGGATGCGATCGACGAATTGAACGGCATCCGCCAGAGCATCGACAACATCGATGCCGCCCTTATCCACATGCTCGCTGAGCGCTTCAAGTTCACCCAGCAAGTCGGTCGGCTCAAAGCCCGGCACGGTCTTCCCGCGGCAGACCCCGCGCGGGAGCTGCAGCAGATCCAGCGGCTGCGCGCGCTCGCCGAGGAGGCCAGGCTCGACCCCGGTTTCGCCGAGAAGTTCCTCAACTTCATCGTCGCCGAGGTCATCCACCATCACGTGGCGATCGCGGGCGGCCAGCCGGGCGTGGGAGACGGGCAGGCACCCGGCGCTGCCATCGGGGTCATGCCCGATTCGGCGATCGGTGCACCGGCTCCGGCGCCTGCGACTGCGGCGCCTGCAGGCCCCGCGTCATGA
- a CDS encoding DUF4440 domain-containing protein: MTAITDDLPARLLHEEHEGWDAILARRAGDYYWRTMTRDALLVLPGDVVARDAVAAFFEALAPLDSYELHDPAVIRINDRAGILVYRLVTRRGDETVETSAATTYVFQNGGWCVALHQQSPV; the protein is encoded by the coding sequence ATGACTGCGATCACTGACGATCTGCCCGCCCGCCTGCTGCACGAAGAGCACGAGGGCTGGGACGCGATCCTTGCCCGCCGCGCCGGGGACTATTACTGGCGCACGATGACGCGCGATGCCCTATTGGTGCTCCCGGGGGATGTGGTCGCGAGGGACGCGGTAGCCGCGTTCTTCGAGGCGCTCGCGCCGCTCGACAGCTACGAGCTGCACGACCCCGCCGTGATCCGGATCAACGATCGCGCGGGCATCCTCGTCTACCGGCTTGTCACCCGCCGCGGCGACGAAACCGTCGAGACGTCCGCCGCGACCACCTACGTGTTCCAGAACGGCGGCTGGTGCGTGGCCCTGCACCAGCAAAGCCCCGTCTAG